Part of the Dethiosulfovibrio russensis genome, CTCTCTCGACTATTCCTGCCACGAAGGATCCCGCAGCCTTCGCCACCGCCTCTCCATGAGGGATCTCCCCTAAAGACACGGTCCTCGAGACTGCCGCCACGGCCAACCCCATAGAGAAGATCGCTCCCCTGTGGGCGTTCACTCCTCCGGTGGCCTCCTCCATCGACGACTCCGCCTCTCTTCCGGCGGATCTCAACACCTCCAGACATTCCTCCGGAGGTTCACGGTGAAGCTTCGTTCCTATAGTGGCAGCCTGTTTAAAAAAAGGCCCCAAGGCCAAGGCGCTGGCAACGAAGGACCCGAAATCCATGTCGTGGTGGGCTCCTCTGTCGATAGACGTTACCAACCCGGGTTTGGGCGAGGAAGCGGCCTCGTGGATAAGAGCCCTCTGAGCCAAGGTCGCCAACCTGTCGGACAGCATACGAGGGGAGCTCAGCGGACTCCAGCCCTGTCTAAAACGGTGTTTATCCTCGCTCTCAGAGTGCACTCCAAGGCGCCTTTATCCTGAATTCTAAGGACACCCTTCTCAAGGCCGACTTGGGAGACAAGCTCATCGACTACCTCCCTTATTCTCCTGCCTCTTTGCTTCATAACGATACTCTCGACCTCCACCTCTAAGACTTCGTCCGACGGAGAGAAACTAACCATTACATCGCTGGATTCGAGGGTACCTGCTACCGCGGCGGAACTGAACTCCATGCCAATCACTCCTCGTTTTCTTTATCTTTATATCGATTTAAAAGGTAATTCCAGGTTACGTCGGGAACCAGTGGGCGGACCGAATCCATCTCCCCCGACTCCAGCAAAGCTCTAACCCTGGAAGCGCTTATGGGGACACCGCCGCTCTCTATCCGAGACAGCTCCTCCACCGCAACTCCCAGAGGTGGCAGATCGGTCTTCATGGTCTCGTTGTAGAGCGCGGTGAGACGACAGTTCGGTTCGCTACCCACGAATCGTCTGGAAACACCGAGTGCCGGAGCTATTTTAGTACCGAATAACCGGATGTCCAGAGAAGCGTGTACTGACTCCGCCTCCCCTCCCTTGGTGAAGTAGGTGGGAAAGGTTGCGGAGGAGATGACGTAGGGTCCACTGGGTATCACCGTAACGTTGTCCAAATCGGACAACCCGGAACTCACCATAAGGAACCGGTCCTCGAAGGGAAAGATCGACCGATCCTCCTCCACCACGAGGACGAAAAGATGGGATGACGAAGAGGAGGCCCTCTCGAGAAGCCATCGATGGCCCAGGGTAAAGGGGTTGCAGTTTACGACCACCGCCGAGCTGTCCCTTCCAGTAGCCATTTCGGAGAGGCCGGCGAGGTATTTGTCCAGACCGGGACTTCCCCACTCCAAAAGAGAGGCCCCTTGAACCGAGACGATCTCTCTGAACCCTAGACGGGAAAAGCTGAGGGCCTCCGATGGCTTGGTGAACAGAAAAAGGTGACCGATCCCCTCCGAGACCGCCAGAGAGATGACCCTGGAGAGAAGGGAAGCCGCCAAGCCCTCCCCCTCGAAAGAATCGTCGACCGCCACACCCTGGACGACCGATCGAATCAAAGAGGCGGTACCTACAAGCCTATCGGAATCGAAAGCCCCCCAAATTCTTCCACCTCCACCGGGGACGGCAAGCCCCCTGGAGGCCAGAAGCGAGGTCCTCTCCTCAATCTCGCTTTGAAAACAGAGTTCCCTTATCTCAACCATAAAAAAGCACCTCCCAATAAAGGGCAAACAGCAGGTTGAATATTCAGAGACTGTCTTGCCGTGCATATATAGCGTCTTGTGAGAAAACGTACTTTACAAACTTCCCTTTTGAGCATAGTATAACAGATATGGATGCTGCATCAAGCATCCTGGATCCAAAAAGGAGACTGACCATGCCATTACTTTCTAAAGCCAAGGAAATAAAGATCAAGCCGGTAAGGGAGATCGTCTACGAACACATCAGACAGGCCATCGTAGGCGGCGAACTGGAACCGGGCACCAGGTTCACCGATGGAGAGATCGCGACCGAGTTCAATATCAGCAGGACTCCCGTCAGAGAGGCTATACAAAAACTGGAGACCGAGGGCCTGATAGAGAGGGTTCCCATGAAGGGCAACGTGGTAAAGGGCCTGCTCCCCAAGGACGTGGCTCAGATATTCGCCTTGAGAAAAGCACTGGAATGTCTGGCGGTACGTTATGTAGCGGTCAACGCCACGGAGGAGGAACTCGGCCTCATAAGGGGCACCCTGGATCAGGCAAAAACCTATATGAACACCCTACAGGGAGACGCCCTGGCGGACGCATACGTTCCCATAGTGGCAAGGTACAACAAGGCCATGTTCGAGGCATCCCACGCCCCCAGGGTGGTGGACCTCATATGGAGCCACCGAGAGATGCTGGACCGGTACAGGGTCGTAAGGATCGTCATAGCCAAAAGACTTAACGAAAGCTACAGCACGAGAGAACAGATGTACGGCTATTTCGTGGACAGGAAGCCCGACGACGCTGCGATCCTCTGGGCAAGCCATATAGACAGGTCCTACAGGATATGGACCGAGGTTATAGGTTGCTCCGAGGATATAGGGGCACACGACTATATGTGAGATACACCCCTACGGGGTTATTTGTTTGAGGAGCGGGTAGGAAGAGAACGGTAAAGAGCTTCACAAGAGGGGTAACAAAGTCCGTCCAAAATCGAAGGGAGGAAACGTTTCATGAAAAAGCTTTTCGTATTGTTCTGCGCAACTCTGTTGGTCGTAGCCTCTTCCGGCGCGGCCCTGGCCGACTGGTCTCCCAAGAGACCTATCGAGCTCATCGCACCGGCCGGTCCTGGAGGTGGTTGGGATCTGCTATGCCGCACCATACAGAAAACCCTTAAAGAGGAAAAACTGGTCGATCGTCCCGTGCTCGTCACCAATAAACCCGGCGGAGGCGGAGCTACCGGATGGAACTACCTCAAGGGAAAGGAAGGCAAGGGCGAGTATATAGCGGCAACCTCCACCCTTCTCATACTGAACAACCTGTTCGAAAAGAGCCCTCTTACATATAAGGACTTCACCGTCCTCGCCAACCTTCAGGCCGAGTGGATCGCCGTAGCTGTGGCCAAAGACGCTCCCTGGACCAACGGCAAAGAGCTTTTCGAGGCCATCGACGCCGATCCGGACGGCATGGTCATAGGGGTTGGACCGGCTCTCGGAAACGACGACCACATATCCTTCCTGATGCTGGCACAGAAGTACGGCGTAGATCCCCAGAAGATCAAGTTCGTCGTCTATCCCAAGACCGCCGCTGAGCAGATTCCCGCTCTCATGGGCGGCCACGTCAAGGCCATCACCATCGGCCTGGCCGAGGTAATGGAGCAGCACAAGGCCGACAACCTGAGGATAATCGGCATCAGCTCCAAGGAACGTCTCGAGTCCCTCCCGAACGTAAAACCCTGGGTGGAGCAGGGAGTCGACATGGTGTTCCCCCACTGGAGAGGCATCATCGCCGCTCCCGGATTGAGCGAGGAGCAGATTGCCTATTGGCAGGGAACCGTCGAAAAGATGATAGAAACCCCCACCTGGAAAGAACAGCTCGAAAAACTGGAGTGGGCCCCCTTCTACGAAAATCCCACGGAGTTCGCCGCATCCCTTGCGGACCAGACCGAAAACTTCCAGGCTACCCTCAAGAAGGTCGGACTCATCAAGTAGACAGGAACAAAGACACAACCGAAAAGGGCGGGGATAAGGTTCACCCCGTCCTTCTCTTCCACCCCCCTCTATAAATTTTGACTTTGGCCCATCCAAATAACAGGAGGTAAGGAAATGACGAAAAACATGATCTCCGGGCTTCTCGCCGTCGTCCTGGGCTTAGCCTATATCTACGGAACCGCCTTAATTCCGGAGGTAAAGGCGGGAGACGAAATAGGACCAAGGCTTTTTCCCTACATAATAGGTATCTCTGCCGTGATATGCGGAGGTTTGTTGACCCTGTCGGAACTACGAAAGAAGGAGAGGGAGCCGTTTTCCTTCGGCTTCGTGACGGAAAGGCCCATATGGATCAAGATATTCGCCATCATAGTTCTGGGGATATTTTATGGAGAGACCCTGGATTATCTGGGCTACGTCATAGGGACAATCCTCTTCATGATTCTGGTGGGATCGATCCTGAACAAAGGACGGTTCGTTCAGAACACAGTCATAGCGGTTTCCTTTTCCTGCGTGTGTTACGGAGTGTTCTCCATAGCCCTGAAGCTGAGTCTCCCCAGAGGGCTGCTGAGCTTCCTGCCCTTCTAGAAGAGGTGATATGAATGGACGCTGTTTTCGCAAACTTGGCTCTAGGATTTCAAACGGCTCTCACTGCGACCAACGTACTGTGGGTCTTCATCGGAGGATTTCTCGGCACCATAATGGGAATGCTGCCGGGCTTGGGCCCCGCCACCGGGGTAGCCATACTGATACCTATAACATACGGAATGAACCCCACCACCGCCCTGATAACTATGTGCGCCGTCTACTATGGGGCTATGTTCGGAGGCTCCAGGGCCTCAATAATGATCAACACCCCCGGGGACGCCTCAGCCATAGTCAGTTGCTTCGACGGATACCCGATGACGAAAAACGGCCAGGCCGGATCTGCCCTCGCCATATCCGCCATAGCCTCTTTCATCGGAGGAACCATCGGAATGATCCTGCTGGTGTTCCTTACGGGCCCCATAGCCAGCTACGCCTTCAAGTTCGGTCCGGTGGAGATGTTCTCGCTGCTCATGTTCGCCCTGACCGCCACGGTTACCCTCTCGGAGGGCAGTATCCTCAAGGGATTCATCGCTGTAGCCATAGGCTTCATGATATCTACCATAGGGATCGATCCCCAGACGGGGATCAATCGCTTCACACTCGGAGTTGAACCCCTTCAGGACGGAGTGGACTTTCTGGTCGTCATGATAGGTCTCTACGCCGTATGTGAGGTATTCAAGAACATAAAGGACGTAAACGTACAGCATAAGATAGATTCCAAGACCATAGGCAAGGTGTGGGTATCCTGGGCGGACTTCAAGAAATGCCTCATGCCCATGCTGAGAAACTCGCCTCTAGGCTTCTTCATCGGGGTACTCCCCGGAATGGGAGGGACTATAGCCACCTTCATGTCCTATGCCATGGAGAAATCGCTCAGCAAGACTCCCGAAAGGTTCGGCAAAGGCGCCATCGAGGGACTAGCCGCTCCCGAGGCGGCCAACAACTCCTGCTCTTGCGGGGCCATGGTTCCCCTGCTAACACTGGGTATCCCTGGATCGGGGACGACTGCGGTCATGCTGGGAGCCCTGATGTTATTGGGAGTTCGCCCCGGGCCTATCCTCTTCGCCCAGTACCCCGAGATAGCCTGGGGGGTCATAGCCTCTCTGATCGTCGGGAACATCGCTCTGCTGGTTATAAACCTGCCTCTGGCCATCCCGCTTGTCCAGCTTCTCAGGATACCTCAGAGGATCATGCTTCCTCTCATCCTGGGAATGGGATTCATGGGAGCCTATTTCCTGAACTACAGCGCCTTCGACTTCATTTTGGTGACCGTGTTCGCTCTGGGCGGCTATATGTTCAGTAAGCTGGGAATTCCTATACCGCCTCTGGTTCTGGCTCTGATACTTGGAAGCTCGACGGAACAATATTTCAGAAACGCCATGACCATAGCCAACAGCGACCTGGCCATCTTCGTAGAGAAGCCCATATCCGCCGTGTTGCTCTCCATGGCTGCCATATCCTTCTGCTACGCTCTCTACAAAAGACGAAAGGTGGCGACTGAATAGATGACGAAGACAGCGATAAAAAGACCTCGTCGCTCTCTTCTCTACGTACCGGGCAACAATCCGGCTATGGTGCAGAACTGTAGCGTATACGGGGCCGACGGGGTACTGCTTGATCTCGAGGACGCCGTCGCCGTTACCGAAAAGGACGCGGCCAGACATCTGGTTTCCCAGGCCCTTGTGGACCTTCCCTTCGACGGAGTGGAAAAGGTCGTCAGAATAAACGGCAGAGACACCCGATTTTTCGAGGACGATCTTAAGACAATAGTCCCTGCCAAACCGGACAGCATAAGGCTACCGAAGACGGAATCCCCCGAAGACGTAGTCGAGGCGGACCGCATAATCTCCGAGCTGGAGAGAAAAAACGATATACCGGTGGGATCGATAGAGATCCACGCCATGTTGGAGACCGCCTTGGCCCTCATCAACGCCTACTCCATAGCAACGTCGTCTCCCAGGGTCACTGCTCTTACTCTTGGAGGGCAGGACTTGGCAGCTGACCTGGGGATAGCCCGATCCAGAGAGGGGACCGAGCTGCTCTACGCCAGGAGCCACGTCATATTGGCTGCGAAAGCGGCAGGCAAGGAGGCTTTGGACACGGTCTTCACCGACGTAAACGACCAAGAAGGGCTGGAGGCCGAGTGCCGTCTGGCTGTACAGCTGGGATTCTCCGGCAAGGCGGCCATACACCCGTCTCAAATAGGGACGATACACAGGGCCTATAGACCGGACGAAAAGAAACTTATTAAGGCCATAAGGGTAGTCAAGGCAGCTAAAGACGCCGAGGCGAAGGGACTGGGAGTCATCGCGGTTGACGGCAAGATGGTGGATGCTCCGGTGGTTGCTCAGGCCAACAGGACAATCGAGCTGGCCAAGCTCTCCGGGATGGAGGTATCGCTTTGAAGCTGGATACGACCGTAAACTCAATAGGGAGAAGGATCCCTCGTTCCATCCCAGGGCTTGGAGATCTGGCTCCCTTCGACGGAGCTTTCGCCAGACTGGACGGATCCTATCTCTGGTCCCCTGAGTCTAGGACCAAAAAGATAGGAGCCTTCGGAGGCCGCAAGCTGGCCTCAAACCTAGCCGAGGCAATTAAGAGATCTGGACTTCAGGACGGAATGACCATATCGTTCCACCATCACCTCAGAAACGGCGATGCGGTACTTCCGACGATCATAAAGGCCATCGAGGAACTGGGAATAAAGGGACTGACCCTGGCTCCCAGTTCCCTGACCGACGCACACGAGATAGTGGCCGATGCGGTTCGACGGGGAACCATAGCCAGGATACACACCTCCGGTGTAAGAGGCGAGATAGGCAGGATGATATCCCGAGGCGAGATGGAGATTCCCGTGATGATACACAGCCACGGAGGGAGAGCCAGGGCCATCGAAGAAGGGCGCATCTCGGTGGACGTGGCGTTTCTCGGCGCTCCCACCTGCGACACCATGGGGAACATGACGGGCTCCACCGGTAAGTCCGCCTGCGGAACCCTGGGCTACGCCCAGATAGACGCTAGAAACGCCGGACACGTCATAGCTGTCACGGACAACCTCGTGGAGGCTCCTCTGCCACACCACATATCGATTCCCCAGTACCTGGTGGACCAGATAGTACTGGTCGATTCTCTAGGCGACGCATCCAGGATAGCCTCCGGTCCTGCCAGGATATCCAAGGACCCGGTCAACCTGAGGATAGCTGAGAACGCCTTCGACCTGATCAGGGCCTCCGGGCTTATGGTGGACGGATGCTCCTTCCAGGTAGGAGCGGGAGGAGCCAGTCTCGCCGTGGCCAAGTACGTCAGGGACTACATGAGGGAGAGCTCCATACAGGGAGGCTTCGGCATTGGGGGCATCACCGGCTACATGGCGGACATGCTCGGCGAGGGGCTGTTCAGAGCGCTCTTCGACGTACAGAGCTTCGACGCAGCCGTCACCGAATCGGTGGCGGGACACCCTAACCACGTGGAGATAGACGCTTCCTGGTACGCCAACCCCTTCAGGAACTGCGTCGTGAACGACCTGGACGTAGTGGTCCTAGCGGCTCTGGACGTGGACGTGGATTTCAACGTCGACGTACTGACCGGCCACGACGGGATACTCAGAGGCGCATCGGGAGGTCACTCCGACACAGCGGCAGGCTCA contains:
- the citD gene encoding citrate lyase acyl carrier protein, yielding MEFSSAAVAGTLESSDVMVSFSPSDEVLEVEVESIVMKQRGRRIREVVDELVSQVGLEKGVLRIQDKGALECTLRARINTVLDRAGVR
- the citC gene encoding [citrate (pro-3S)-lyase] ligase translates to MVEIRELCFQSEIEERTSLLASRGLAVPGGGGRIWGAFDSDRLVGTASLIRSVVQGVAVDDSFEGEGLAASLLSRVISLAVSEGIGHLFLFTKPSEALSFSRLGFREIVSVQGASLLEWGSPGLDKYLAGLSEMATGRDSSAVVVNCNPFTLGHRWLLERASSSSSHLFVLVVEEDRSIFPFEDRFLMVSSGLSDLDNVTVIPSGPYVISSATFPTYFTKGGEAESVHASLDIRLFGTKIAPALGVSRRFVGSEPNCRLTALYNETMKTDLPPLGVAVEELSRIESGGVPISASRVRALLESGEMDSVRPLVPDVTWNYLLNRYKDKENEE
- a CDS encoding GntR family transcriptional regulator; its protein translation is MPLLSKAKEIKIKPVREIVYEHIRQAIVGGELEPGTRFTDGEIATEFNISRTPVREAIQKLETEGLIERVPMKGNVVKGLLPKDVAQIFALRKALECLAVRYVAVNATEEELGLIRGTLDQAKTYMNTLQGDALADAYVPIVARYNKAMFEASHAPRVVDLIWSHREMLDRYRVVRIVIAKRLNESYSTREQMYGYFVDRKPDDAAILWASHIDRSYRIWTEVIGCSEDIGAHDYM
- a CDS encoding Bug family tripartite tricarboxylate transporter substrate binding protein — protein: MKKLFVLFCATLLVVASSGAALADWSPKRPIELIAPAGPGGGWDLLCRTIQKTLKEEKLVDRPVLVTNKPGGGGATGWNYLKGKEGKGEYIAATSTLLILNNLFEKSPLTYKDFTVLANLQAEWIAVAVAKDAPWTNGKELFEAIDADPDGMVIGVGPALGNDDHISFLMLAQKYGVDPQKIKFVVYPKTAAEQIPALMGGHVKAITIGLAEVMEQHKADNLRIIGISSKERLESLPNVKPWVEQGVDMVFPHWRGIIAAPGLSEEQIAYWQGTVEKMIETPTWKEQLEKLEWAPFYENPTEFAASLADQTENFQATLKKVGLIK
- a CDS encoding tripartite tricarboxylate transporter TctB family protein, with protein sequence MTKNMISGLLAVVLGLAYIYGTALIPEVKAGDEIGPRLFPYIIGISAVICGGLLTLSELRKKEREPFSFGFVTERPIWIKIFAIIVLGIFYGETLDYLGYVIGTILFMILVGSILNKGRFVQNTVIAVSFSCVCYGVFSIALKLSLPRGLLSFLPF
- a CDS encoding tripartite tricarboxylate transporter permease yields the protein MDAVFANLALGFQTALTATNVLWVFIGGFLGTIMGMLPGLGPATGVAILIPITYGMNPTTALITMCAVYYGAMFGGSRASIMINTPGDASAIVSCFDGYPMTKNGQAGSALAISAIASFIGGTIGMILLVFLTGPIASYAFKFGPVEMFSLLMFALTATVTLSEGSILKGFIAVAIGFMISTIGIDPQTGINRFTLGVEPLQDGVDFLVVMIGLYAVCEVFKNIKDVNVQHKIDSKTIGKVWVSWADFKKCLMPMLRNSPLGFFIGVLPGMGGTIATFMSYAMEKSLSKTPERFGKGAIEGLAAPEAANNSCSCGAMVPLLTLGIPGSGTTAVMLGALMLLGVRPGPILFAQYPEIAWGVIASLIVGNIALLVINLPLAIPLVQLLRIPQRIMLPLILGMGFMGAYFLNYSAFDFILVTVFALGGYMFSKLGIPIPPLVLALILGSSTEQYFRNAMTIANSDLAIFVEKPISAVLLSMAAISFCYALYKRRKVATE
- a CDS encoding HpcH/HpaI aldolase/citrate lyase family protein, with protein sequence MTKTAIKRPRRSLLYVPGNNPAMVQNCSVYGADGVLLDLEDAVAVTEKDAARHLVSQALVDLPFDGVEKVVRINGRDTRFFEDDLKTIVPAKPDSIRLPKTESPEDVVEADRIISELERKNDIPVGSIEIHAMLETALALINAYSIATSSPRVTALTLGGQDLAADLGIARSREGTELLYARSHVILAAKAAGKEALDTVFTDVNDQEGLEAECRLAVQLGFSGKAAIHPSQIGTIHRAYRPDEKKLIKAIRVVKAAKDAEAKGLGVIAVDGKMVDAPVVAQANRTIELAKLSGMEVSL
- the citF gene encoding citrate lyase subunit alpha — encoded protein: MKLDTTVNSIGRRIPRSIPGLGDLAPFDGAFARLDGSYLWSPESRTKKIGAFGGRKLASNLAEAIKRSGLQDGMTISFHHHLRNGDAVLPTIIKAIEELGIKGLTLAPSSLTDAHEIVADAVRRGTIARIHTSGVRGEIGRMISRGEMEIPVMIHSHGGRARAIEEGRISVDVAFLGAPTCDTMGNMTGSTGKSACGTLGYAQIDARNAGHVIAVTDNLVEAPLPHHISIPQYLVDQIVLVDSLGDASRIASGPARISKDPVNLRIAENAFDLIRASGLMVDGCSFQVGAGGASLAVAKYVRDYMRESSIQGGFGIGGITGYMADMLGEGLFRALFDVQSFDAAVTESVAGHPNHVEIDASWYANPFRNCVVNDLDVVVLAALDVDVDFNVDVLTGHDGILRGASGGHSDTAAGSKLSIITIPSIREGVPSIRDQVQTVVTPGETVDAIVTERGICINPRREDLAKLAKDAGLPVKDIGRLKAEIENMTGVPDPVEFDDEIVGVVEYRDGTIVDSIRKVR